One window from the genome of Carnobacteriaceae bacterium zg-84 encodes:
- a CDS encoding dUTP diphosphatase produces the protein MKRGFEVISQYKDKNINLPKRATHKAAGYDFESAETIVLPSIWKIIFKSVAIDAKQWIYDTFLSKETQEERQEREKALKPILVPTGIKAYMQEDEYLQLTNRSSNPLKHFLVLPNGVGVIDADYYNNESNEGHIYFQMWNFGLTDKVIEKGDRIGQGIFIPFLKADNDETVGERTGGFGSSGSASH, from the coding sequence ATGAAAAGAGGATTTGAAGTAATTAGTCAATATAAAGATAAAAATATCAATTTACCAAAACGTGCAACACATAAAGCGGCGGGGTATGACTTTGAATCTGCTGAAACGATTGTTTTACCAAGTATTTGGAAAATCATCTTTAAGTCAGTAGCGATTGATGCTAAGCAGTGGATTTACGATACTTTTTTATCTAAGGAAACACAAGAAGAAAGACAAGAGCGTGAGAAAGCGTTAAAACCAATTTTAGTGCCAACGGGTATTAAGGCGTATATGCAAGAAGATGAGTATTTACAATTAACAAACCGTTCAAGTAATCCATTAAAACATTTTTTAGTATTGCCTAATGGTGTGGGTGTGATTGATGCCGATTATTACAATAATGAAAGTAATGAAGGACATATTTATTTTCAAATGTGGAATTTTGGGTTGACGGATAAAGTGATTGAAAAAGGCGATCGTATTGGACAGGGTATTTTTATCCCGTTTTTAAAAGCGGATAATGATGAAACTGTCGGAGAAAGAACAGGTGGGTTTGGTTCATCTGGTTCTGCTTCACATTAG
- a CDS encoding acyl-ACP thioesterase produces MGKVYRESFEIKNYEVDRYGKLSISMLIRLLLHVSGKQTNLLYDNQNVLKEKHLSWFILQHDLSIKRLPNAHDVIDIETEPVGYNQFFTYRTFKVYHEGELIIQTMIRFAMVDLLQRKMVRIVEELLEPYGSEKTEKNIQMTKLTFKSLSEPYTVTPCFPRYVDIDENQHINNAVYMDFVMTSIQPEFLMHHQPKQISIVYDKEMTETDVHVCYTQIDGDVTRHCIGDICRLQMMWEKIKL; encoded by the coding sequence ATGGGAAAAGTATACAGAGAATCTTTTGAAATAAAAAATTATGAAGTAGATAGATATGGAAAATTAAGTATTTCTATGCTTATTCGACTTCTTTTACATGTGTCGGGGAAACAAACAAATCTGTTATATGATAATCAAAATGTTTTAAAAGAAAAACATTTATCGTGGTTTATTTTACAACATGATTTATCTATTAAACGATTGCCCAACGCACACGATGTGATAGATATTGAAACGGAGCCAGTCGGATATAATCAATTTTTTACGTATAGAACGTTTAAAGTATACCATGAAGGTGAATTGATTATTCAGACGATGATACGTTTTGCCATGGTGGATTTGTTACAAAGAAAAATGGTGCGTATTGTTGAGGAGTTATTGGAACCTTATGGTTCGGAAAAAACAGAGAAAAATATTCAAATGACAAAATTAACATTTAAATCACTTTCTGAGCCTTATACGGTAACGCCGTGTTTCCCACGGTATGTAGATATTGATGAAAATCAGCATATTAACAATGCTGTATATATGGATTTTGTGATGACATCTATTCAACCGGAGTTTTTAATGCATCATCAGCCAAAACAGATTAGTATTGTCTATGATAAAGAAATGACAGAAACAGATGTGCATGTATGTTACACACAAATAGACGGTGATGTGACACGTCATTGTATTGGTGATATTTGCCGTTTGCAAATGATGTGGGAGAAAATAAAATTATAA
- a CDS encoding PIN/TRAM domain-containing protein, whose product MGKYIIHFIFTLVGSSVALLWLPTVWELLSMKHGLFEKDITNIVIGGIFGLLCSFLLSNKIIAILESVEKFLDNKSPLYLLFGSIGAIVGLVIGTLLSIIFNYIQIPGVSDILPVVLIVSFGYLGFRVGTRRPDNWKKVAQQLKPQQVETEILQRREGDTFYRHKVLDTSVIIDGRIADIVDTGFLEGTLVVPLFVVHELQYIADSADSLKRAKGRRGLDILNRLQKSESITVDIYEGDFEDIPEVDSKLVKLAKVLEGTVLTNDYNLNKVCEFQNVKVLNVNELANAIKPVVLPGEEMTVLIVKDGSERQQGIAYMEDGTMIVVEDGKHYMNEQLDVVVTSALQTAAGRMVFAKPIHSQRKIKEHHKG is encoded by the coding sequence ATTGGAAAATATATTATACATTTTATTTTCACCCTCGTTGGTAGTAGTGTTGCGTTATTATGGTTACCAACGGTGTGGGAACTATTATCCATGAAGCATGGCTTATTCGAAAAAGATATTACAAATATTGTAATTGGTGGTATTTTTGGTTTATTATGTTCATTTCTCTTATCGAATAAGATTATTGCTATATTAGAGTCAGTTGAAAAATTTTTAGATAATAAATCACCATTGTATTTATTATTCGGAAGTATAGGTGCTATTGTTGGATTGGTGATTGGTACCTTATTGAGTATTATTTTTAATTATATTCAAATACCGGGTGTTTCGGATATTTTACCAGTTGTCTTAATCGTATCTTTTGGCTATTTAGGATTCCGTGTTGGGACAAGACGTCCAGATAATTGGAAAAAAGTTGCGCAGCAATTAAAACCTCAACAAGTTGAAACTGAAATTTTACAAAGACGAGAGGGCGATACATTTTATCGACATAAAGTATTGGATACGAGCGTGATTATAGATGGTCGTATTGCTGATATTGTTGATACGGGTTTTTTGGAAGGAACTTTAGTTGTACCATTATTTGTTGTTCATGAGTTGCAATATATTGCAGATTCGGCAGATTCATTAAAAAGAGCAAAAGGTCGACGTGGGTTAGATATTTTGAATAGATTGCAAAAATCAGAAAGTATCACTGTTGATATTTACGAGGGAGATTTTGAAGATATTCCAGAAGTAGATAGCAAACTTGTGAAATTAGCCAAAGTTTTAGAAGGTACGGTCTTAACGAATGACTATAATTTGAACAAAGTTTGTGAATTTCAAAATGTAAAAGTGTTAAATGTCAATGAATTAGCCAATGCAATTAAACCGGTTGTCTTGCCTGGAGAAGAGATGACGGTATTAATTGTCAAAGACGGAAGTGAGCGTCAGCAAGGTATTGCATACATGGAAGACGGTACGATGATTGTTGTTGAAGATGGAAAACATTATATGAATGAACAGCTAGATGTTGTCGTAACGAGTGCGTTGCAAACGGCAGCGGGACGTATGGTTTTTGCAAAACCAATTCATTCACAAAGAAAAATAAAAGAACATCATAAAGGATAG
- a CDS encoding IS30 family transposase: protein MCLTDIKEYFKQYRKSTFKSITSDNGSEFASLSELESTYLSIYYAHPYSSYERGTNENHNGQIREFLPKGKSINTVKKSTIRKIESCLNQKIRRKLGYRTPAELFLLRVD, encoded by the coding sequence ATGTGTCTTACGGACATTAAAGAATATTTTAAACAATATAGGAAATCAACCTTCAAGAGTATTACATCTGATAATGGGTCAGAATTCGCCTCGTTATCTGAATTAGAATCGACATATTTAAGCATTTACTATGCACACCCTTATTCATCTTATGAGCGTGGTACTAACGAAAATCATAACGGACAGATACGGGAGTTTTTACCTAAGGGTAAATCTATCAATACCGTTAAAAAGTCAACTATTCGTAAAATAGAATCCTGCTTAAATCAGAAAATACGGCGTAAATTAGGTTATCGTACACCTGCAGAGTTATTTTTATTGCGGGTAGATTAA
- the radA gene encoding DNA repair protein RadA: MAKKKETKYVCQSCGYESAKWMGKCPNCQQWSTLEEETVHVSNQAVSKRQDFSGNTTKALPIKDILYTKENRLSTRIDELDRVLGGGIVSGSLVLIGGDPGIGKSTLLLQVSAQLHALKQRVLYVSGEESASQIKMRAERLGIKDGEFYIYPETDMTSVLQAIETIKPQYVIIDSIQTMVHEQASSGVAGSVSQIRENTATLMHTAKANNIAIFIVGHVTKEGTIAGPRMLEHMVDTVLYFEGEKHQSFRMLRAVKNRFGSTNEIGVFEMSQHGLKQIKNPSEFFLEERIKGANGSAVVVSVEGTRPILVEVQCLITPTAFGNARRTASGLDYNRVALIMAVLEKRAGMLLQMQDAYFKVAGGVKLDEPAIDLAIAVSLASSYWEKETALTDAFVGEIGLTGEIRRVSQITDRIKEASKLGFKRIFIPKNNLVGLPEYKNIEVIGIATIKEALHIIFK; the protein is encoded by the coding sequence ATGGCGAAGAAAAAAGAAACAAAATATGTCTGTCAATCGTGTGGTTATGAATCTGCTAAATGGATGGGAAAATGTCCAAATTGTCAGCAGTGGTCAACCTTAGAAGAAGAAACGGTACATGTATCAAATCAAGCTGTGTCAAAGCGTCAAGATTTTTCAGGAAATACAACAAAAGCACTTCCTATTAAAGATATTTTATATACAAAAGAAAATCGTCTATCCACAAGAATAGATGAGTTAGATAGAGTTTTAGGTGGAGGTATTGTATCGGGTTCACTTGTGTTAATTGGAGGGGATCCAGGGATTGGGAAATCGACGTTGTTATTACAAGTATCTGCTCAATTACATGCATTAAAACAGCGTGTTTTATATGTGTCTGGAGAAGAAAGTGCCAGTCAAATTAAAATGCGAGCGGAGCGTTTAGGCATTAAAGACGGAGAGTTTTATATTTATCCAGAAACCGATATGACAAGTGTTTTACAAGCCATTGAAACGATAAAACCTCAGTATGTCATTATCGATTCCATTCAAACAATGGTACATGAGCAAGCGTCCTCAGGTGTAGCGGGTAGTGTTTCTCAAATAAGAGAGAATACGGCTACGTTGATGCATACGGCTAAAGCGAATAATATTGCTATTTTCATTGTTGGGCATGTGACAAAAGAAGGGACAATAGCCGGGCCTAGAATGTTAGAACATATGGTTGATACAGTATTATATTTTGAGGGAGAAAAACATCAAAGTTTTCGTATGTTAAGAGCGGTGAAGAACCGTTTTGGTTCAACGAATGAAATAGGTGTTTTTGAGATGAGTCAACATGGTTTGAAGCAAATTAAAAATCCGTCTGAATTTTTCCTTGAAGAACGTATCAAAGGTGCTAATGGTTCAGCTGTTGTGGTTTCGGTTGAGGGAACACGTCCTATACTAGTTGAAGTTCAATGTTTAATCACGCCAACAGCATTTGGGAATGCAAGACGTACAGCAAGTGGGTTAGATTATAATCGTGTGGCTTTAATTATGGCTGTTTTAGAAAAAAGAGCTGGTATGCTTTTACAAATGCAAGATGCTTATTTTAAAGTGGCAGGTGGTGTTAAATTAGACGAACCGGCTATTGATTTAGCGATTGCTGTGAGTTTGGCATCTAGCTATTGGGAAAAGGAAACGGCTTTAACTGATGCTTTTGTTGGTGAAATTGGTTTAACTGGGGAAATAAGACGTGTTAGTCAAATTACGGATCGCATTAAAGAAGCGAGTAAGTTAGGATTTAAACGTATTTTTATTCCAAAAAATAATTTGGTAGGTTTACCAGAGTATAAAAATATTGAAGTGATAGGCATTGCTACTATAAAAGAAGCATTACATATTATTTTTAAATAG
- a CDS encoding glutamate--tRNA ligase — protein sequence MSKKMRLRYAPSPTGNLHIGNARTALFNYLFARHHGGEFIIRIEDTDKKRNIEHGEKSQLENLDWLGITWDEGPDKPNEKYAPYRQSEREHIYNPLIEQLLKEDKAYKCYCTEEELEAERERQQARGEMPHYNGAHAYLTEEERQAFEAEGRTPVIRFRVPENQVFAFNDLVKGDISFESKSIGGDFVILKRDGMPTYNFAVVVDDHFMDITHVLRGDEHIANTPKQLMIYDAFGWERPQFGHMTLIMNSQTGKKLSKRDESVLQFIEQYKNLGYLPEAMFNFIALLGWSPVGEEEIFDQEDIIKLFDEKRLSKSPAAFDAKKLEWVNNVYMKKQSLHRVVELAMPHLIEAGYVKEPVSELELVHVAKIVKLFHEQISYGAEIVDLVKFFFEDELHLSDEAKEVLEAETAKTVIEAFKERLEVLVPFHEAEISAAIKSVQKETGIKGKNLFMPIRVSVSGQTHGPELGKAIEALGKEKCLEHINSIL from the coding sequence ATGTCTAAAAAAATGAGATTACGCTATGCACCAAGTCCAACAGGAAATCTACATATAGGAAATGCTCGAACAGCATTATTCAATTATTTATTTGCTAGACATCATGGTGGTGAATTTATTATTCGTATTGAAGATACGGATAAAAAACGTAATATAGAGCACGGAGAAAAAAGTCAGTTAGAGAACTTAGATTGGTTAGGTATTACATGGGACGAAGGTCCGGATAAACCAAATGAAAAATATGCTCCATATCGTCAATCAGAAAGAGAGCATATTTATAACCCACTGATTGAACAATTATTAAAAGAAGATAAAGCTTACAAATGCTATTGTACAGAAGAAGAATTAGAGGCTGAAAGAGAAAGACAACAGGCACGTGGAGAAATGCCACATTATAATGGTGCTCATGCATATTTAACAGAGGAAGAAAGACAAGCCTTTGAGGCAGAAGGACGTACACCTGTTATTCGTTTCCGTGTACCAGAAAATCAAGTATTTGCGTTTAATGATCTTGTAAAAGGTGATATTTCGTTTGAATCAAAAAGTATTGGTGGAGATTTCGTTATTTTAAAACGTGACGGTATGCCAACGTATAATTTTGCGGTAGTTGTGGACGATCATTTTATGGATATTACACATGTGTTGCGTGGAGATGAACATATTGCGAATACACCGAAGCAGTTGATGATTTATGATGCATTTGGTTGGGAAAGACCTCAATTTGGACATATGACATTGATTATGAATAGTCAAACGGGTAAAAAATTATCTAAGCGTGATGAGTCAGTATTACAATTTATTGAACAATACAAAAACTTGGGGTATCTACCTGAAGCGATGTTTAACTTTATTGCATTATTAGGTTGGTCACCAGTGGGTGAAGAGGAAATCTTTGATCAAGAAGATATTATTAAATTATTTGATGAAAAACGTTTGAGTAAATCGCCAGCGGCATTTGATGCGAAAAAATTAGAGTGGGTCAACAATGTTTATATGAAAAAACAATCTTTACATCGTGTTGTTGAATTGGCAATGCCTCATTTAATTGAAGCAGGATATGTGAAAGAACCGGTGTCTGAATTAGAACTTGTTCATGTAGCAAAAATTGTAAAATTATTCCATGAGCAAATTAGTTATGGTGCGGAAATTGTTGATTTAGTGAAATTTTTCTTCGAAGATGAATTACATTTATCAGATGAAGCAAAAGAAGTGTTAGAAGCAGAAACAGCCAAAACAGTTATCGAAGCGTTCAAAGAACGATTGGAAGTATTGGTGCCATTCCATGAAGCAGAAATTTCTGCAGCAATTAAGAGTGTGCAAAAAGAAACAGGCATTAAAGGTAAAAACTTATTTATGCCAATTCGTGTGTCTGTCAGTGGACAAACACATGGTCCAGAGTTAGGAAAAGCTATTGAAGCATTAGGTAAAGAAAAATGTTTGGAGCATATCAATAGTATTTTATAG
- a CDS encoding bifunctional metallophosphatase/5'-nucleotidase: MKGLFVCGIVCGLSTTAYAAEVPIQLLGVNDFHGALTLGGTAYMPEGKISNTGGAAKLATALDNARDSFLANAQNGQSIRVQAGDMVGASPANSALLQDEPTVRIFNRMKFEFGTLGNHEFDEGLEEFNRILTGQAPEPNKFYSIVDNYPHEASNMTLVIGNVVDKSGAIPFNWKPYAIKEIEVNNEKVKIGFIGVVTTEIPNLVLKKNYENYTYLDEAETIVKYARELRENGVNAIVVLAHVPSTSKDDVAQFWAADMIKKVNALDPDNSVDVVFAGHNHVYTSGVAEHTRIVQALSQGKAYADVQGVYDTTTGDFKSVPTGKVTAVTSDLPENNEVKALVDEATALAKQVTDSKIGTAETNQSITKDLSSTKESAVGNLVTDAQRAIAKLSGYDVDFAMTNNGGIRADLAVQEDGSITWGAAQAVQPFGNILQVVSLTGQQIVDALNQQYDEEERYFLQVSGLRYEYTDADDNAEGIKYKVHKVYTEDGQPLDLTKTYKVVINDFLYGGGDGFSVFPKATLLGAIDPDTEVFVQYIKNLEAKGEKVSSSAEGRKVYKSKEDIEKARVHETGAPAFAEEKPIFRFPFIRVPSTTTTVAVSEKSDAKTKEALLPKTGEHQSFVILFVGTIFMGASLRILQL, encoded by the coding sequence ATGAAAGGCTTATTTGTCTGTGGAATTGTTTGTGGTTTATCAACAACAGCGTATGCGGCAGAGGTGCCTATTCAATTATTAGGTGTCAATGATTTTCACGGAGCGTTAACATTGGGCGGTACAGCCTATATGCCTGAGGGGAAAATATCAAATACGGGTGGTGCAGCAAAATTAGCAACAGCATTGGATAATGCGAGAGATTCATTTTTAGCGAATGCACAAAATGGGCAAAGTATTCGTGTGCAAGCTGGTGATATGGTTGGTGCTAGTCCTGCTAATTCTGCTTTGTTACAAGATGAACCAACTGTTCGTATTTTTAATCGTATGAAATTTGAATTTGGAACACTTGGTAATCATGAGTTTGATGAAGGTTTAGAAGAGTTTAATCGCATTTTAACCGGTCAAGCACCTGAGCCAAATAAATTTTATTCGATTGTGGATAATTATCCGCATGAGGCATCTAATATGACATTAGTCATTGGGAATGTGGTTGATAAAAGTGGAGCTATTCCATTTAACTGGAAACCTTATGCGATTAAAGAAATAGAAGTTAACAATGAAAAAGTAAAAATTGGATTTATTGGTGTTGTCACAACAGAAATTCCAAATTTAGTTTTGAAAAAGAATTATGAAAATTATACGTATTTAGATGAAGCTGAAACGATTGTAAAATATGCAAGAGAGCTTCGTGAAAATGGTGTCAATGCGATTGTTGTATTAGCGCATGTTCCTTCTACAAGTAAAGATGATGTGGCTCAGTTTTGGGCAGCAGATATGATTAAAAAAGTGAATGCACTAGATCCGGATAATAGTGTCGATGTTGTGTTTGCTGGACATAATCATGTGTATACAAGTGGTGTAGCTGAACATACACGTATTGTACAGGCTTTATCTCAAGGTAAAGCATACGCAGATGTTCAAGGTGTATATGACACAACAACAGGTGACTTTAAATCTGTTCCAACAGGAAAAGTGACGGCTGTAACGAGTGATTTACCAGAAAATAATGAAGTTAAAGCTCTTGTTGATGAAGCAACAGCATTAGCTAAGCAAGTAACAGATTCTAAAATTGGTACGGCAGAAACAAATCAGTCGATTACTAAAGATTTATCATCTACAAAAGAATCAGCTGTGGGTAATCTTGTGACTGATGCACAAAGAGCGATTGCTAAATTATCTGGCTATGATGTTGATTTTGCGATGACAAATAATGGTGGTATTCGTGCAGATTTGGCTGTACAAGAAGACGGTAGTATTACGTGGGGTGCTGCTCAAGCCGTACAACCATTTGGTAATATTTTGCAAGTGGTGTCTTTAACGGGTCAACAAATTGTTGATGCATTAAATCAACAATATGATGAAGAAGAACGCTATTTCTTACAAGTTTCTGGTTTGAGATATGAGTATACGGATGCGGATGATAATGCAGAGGGTATCAAGTATAAAGTACATAAAGTTTATACAGAAGATGGGCAACCATTAGATTTAACAAAAACATATAAAGTTGTCATAAATGACTTTTTATATGGTGGTGGAGATGGATTTAGTGTTTTCCCTAAAGCAACATTATTAGGTGCTATTGATCCAGATACAGAAGTTTTTGTTCAATATATTAAAAACTTAGAAGCTAAAGGTGAAAAAGTATCTTCATCCGCTGAAGGTAGAAAAGTTTACAAATCAAAAGAAGATATAGAAAAAGCACGTGTACATGAAACGGGAGCACCAGCTTTTGCCGAAGAAAAACCAATTTTCCGTTTTCCTTTTATAAGAGTACCGTCTACGACTACAACAGTAGCTGTTTCAGAAAAATCAGATGCTAAAACAAAAGAAGCATTATTACCAAAAACAGGTGAACATCAGTCGTTTGTTATTTTATTTGTGGGTACTATTTTTATGGGAGCAAGTTTAAGAATACTCCAATTGTAA
- a CDS encoding IS30 family transposase produces the protein MSKTNYNTKKQYKQLSLVERTKIETLLNEKKPIRYIAERLGRNVSTIYREIKRGSVNQIVNRNGIQRDELKYYAETSHYIYKAKQQNKYHHDLTEKFSQQFFKDLQQVVTEKYRTHSIDTFVHWYRQNHPNEKVPCTKTVYTFVHQGIIPIKPIDLPKMVSIRKRPKKENTKTYKKNMGTSIENRPDVANNRTEFGHWEIDLVLFKKTKNEALLLTLVERQTRYTIIRKMNDKTAQCVLRTLKNILNNIGNQPSRVLHLIMGQNSPRYLN, from the coding sequence ATGTCTAAAACAAATTATAACACAAAAAAACAATATAAACAGCTATCATTGGTTGAACGTACAAAAATTGAAACGTTATTAAACGAAAAAAAGCCAATACGATATATCGCTGAACGACTCGGAAGAAATGTATCCACAATTTATAGAGAAATTAAACGAGGAAGCGTTAATCAAATTGTTAATCGAAATGGTATCCAACGTGACGAATTAAAATATTACGCTGAAACAAGCCATTACATCTATAAAGCTAAGCAACAAAATAAATATCATCATGATTTAACTGAAAAATTTAGTCAACAATTTTTCAAAGACTTACAACAGGTAGTTACTGAAAAATATAGAACCCATAGTATTGATACCTTTGTACATTGGTATCGGCAAAATCATCCTAATGAAAAAGTCCCTTGTACGAAAACGGTTTATACGTTTGTTCATCAAGGTATTATCCCTATCAAACCAATTGATTTACCCAAAATGGTAAGCATTAGAAAACGACCGAAAAAAGAGAACACCAAAACATACAAGAAAAATATGGGTACATCTATCGAAAATCGACCAGACGTAGCGAATAATCGTACAGAATTTGGACATTGGGAAATTGATTTAGTCTTATTTAAGAAGACAAAAAATGAAGCACTATTATTAACGTTAGTAGAACGACAAACACGTTATACAATTATACGTAAAATGAATGATAAAACAGCACAATGTGTCTTACGGACATTAAAGAATATTTTAAACAATATAGGAAATCAACCTTCAAGAGTATTACATCTGATAATGGGTCAGAATTCGCCTCGTTATCTGAATTAG
- a CDS encoding ABC transporter ATP-binding protein: MLRRFYRYYRPYKKLFFLDFGCAVLAAVLELLFPIVVKYVIDTIVPQNHFSTVLFVSIGLLGFYLLNTYLKYIVVYFGHLLGVYIENDMRYELFEHIEKQSFRYFDETKTGTLMSRLTSDLFEISELAHHGPEDLFVTCMTFVGGFVLMYQIHPTLAILTSILVPLMAVAVAIFSRKMKKINTRIYENLAEFNVGLENTISGIRVVKAFSNEAYEKEKFKRLIIIYKKAKRQFYKTMGNVSSFNYLLIRLVNLFALLFGAYFTIHDNLSPGVFTGFILLTNVFVRPIELINIMIEMYPKGLAGFQRFTEELAREPEIVDSPNAIDIETLKGDIVYDHVSFQYNDENVVLKDIHLSIREGEKVALVGPSGVGKSTLCHLLPRFYEASSGDILVNGISIKDMTQHSLRKRIGIVQQDIFLFGGTIKENILYGKLDATDEEVWEAVKRAHLLDVIEKMPNGIDTEIGERGVRLSGGQKQRLSIARIFLKNPDVLILDEATSALDSHTEKVIQESFDELAQGRTTLIIAHRLATIQHADRIIFMTENGIQEQGSHEELMHQKGLYYQLYQTQFR, translated from the coding sequence ATGTTAAGAAGATTTTACCGTTATTATAGACCTTATAAAAAATTATTTTTTTTAGATTTTGGGTGTGCTGTTTTGGCAGCTGTTTTAGAATTGTTATTTCCTATTGTTGTGAAGTATGTTATTGATACGATTGTACCTCAAAATCATTTTTCAACTGTTTTATTTGTATCAATCGGATTATTAGGTTTTTATTTGTTGAATACTTATTTAAAATATATTGTGGTTTATTTTGGTCATTTGCTTGGTGTGTATATTGAAAACGATATGCGCTATGAATTATTTGAACATATTGAGAAACAATCTTTTCGTTATTTTGATGAAACGAAAACAGGTACATTGATGAGTCGATTGACAAGTGATTTATTTGAAATTAGTGAATTGGCACATCATGGTCCAGAAGATTTATTTGTGACGTGCATGACTTTTGTTGGTGGTTTTGTGTTGATGTATCAAATTCATCCGACTTTAGCGATTTTAACGAGTATTTTAGTGCCTTTAATGGCTGTTGCGGTAGCTATTTTTAGTCGTAAAATGAAAAAAATCAATACACGTATTTATGAAAATTTGGCAGAGTTTAATGTTGGGTTAGAAAATACAATTAGCGGTATTCGTGTTGTTAAGGCATTTTCAAATGAAGCGTATGAAAAAGAAAAATTTAAAAGATTGATTATCATTTATAAAAAAGCAAAAAGACAGTTTTATAAAACAATGGGAAATGTGTCGTCGTTTAATTATTTGCTCATTCGTTTAGTGAATTTGTTTGCATTGCTTTTTGGGGCGTATTTTACAATTCATGATAACTTATCGCCGGGTGTTTTTACAGGTTTTATTTTATTGACAAATGTTTTTGTTAGGCCGATTGAGCTTATCAATATTATGATTGAAATGTATCCTAAGGGATTAGCAGGATTTCAACGATTTACCGAAGAACTTGCTAGAGAACCTGAAATTGTTGATAGTCCAAATGCGATTGATATTGAAACATTAAAAGGCGATATTGTCTATGATCATGTTTCTTTTCAATATAATGATGAGAATGTTGTGTTAAAGGACATTCATTTATCTATTCGTGAAGGAGAAAAAGTGGCTCTTGTTGGACCGAGTGGTGTAGGAAAATCAACGTTGTGTCATTTATTACCACGGTTTTATGAGGCAAGTAGTGGGGATATTCTTGTTAATGGAATCTCTATTAAGGATATGACACAACATTCGTTAAGAAAACGCATTGGCATTGTACAACAGGATATTTTTCTGTTTGGTGGCACGATTAAAGAAAATATTTTATATGGTAAATTAGATGCTACTGATGAAGAAGTGTGGGAGGCAGTGAAACGAGCACATTTATTAGATGTGATTGAAAAAATGCCAAATGGTATTGATACCGAAATTGGTGAAAGAGGCGTTCGCTTATCTGGTGGGCAGAAACAACGTTTATCTATTGCCCGTATTTTTTTAAAAAATCCAGATGTGCTTATTTTAGACGAGGCGACAAGTGCTTTGGATAGTCATACGGAAAAAGTTATTCAAGAATCTTTTGATGAATTAGCACAAGGAAGAACAACATTGATTATTGCGCATAGATTAGCAACGATTCAACATGCGGATAGAATTATCTTTATGACTGAAAATGGTATTCAAGAACAGGGTAGCCATGAGGAATTGATGCATCAAAAAGGGTTGTATTATCAGTTATATCAAACGCAGTTTAGATAG